From a region of the Hippopotamus amphibius kiboko isolate mHipAmp2 chromosome 3, mHipAmp2.hap2, whole genome shotgun sequence genome:
- the GSX2 gene encoding GS homeobox 2 gives MSRSFYVDSLIIKDSSRPAPSLPEPHPGPDFFIPLGMPSPLVMSVSGPGCPSRKSGAFCVCPLCVTSHLHSSRGPASSGGGSVGTGSAGPGGGGAAGAAGALPLLKSQFSSGPGDAQFCPRVSHAHHHHHPPQHHHHHHQPQQPGSAAAAAAAAAAAAAAAALGHPQHHAPVCTATTYNVADPRRFHCLTMGGSDASQVPNGKRMRTAFTSTQLLELEREFSSNMYLSRLRRIEIATYLNLSEKQVKIWFQNRRVKHKKEGKGTQRNSHTGCKCVGSQAHYVRSEDEDSLSPASANDDKISPL, from the exons ATGTCGCGCTCCTTCTATGTCGACTCGCTCATCATCAAGGACTCCTCACGGCCCGCGCCCTCGCTTCCTGAGCCGCACCCCGGGCCAGATTTCTTCATCCCGCTGGGCATGCCATCCCCGTTGGTgatgtccgtgtccgggccgggctGCCCATCCCGCAAGAGCGGCGCGTTCTGCGTTTGTCCGCTCTGCGTCACTTCGCACCTGCACTCCTCTCGGGGGCCCGCGAGCTCTGGCGGCGGGAGCGTAGGGACCGGGAGTGCAGGGCCCGGGGGTGGCGGGGCGGCAGGAGCCGCCGGGGCCTTGCCCCTGCTCAAGAGTCAGTTTTCTTCGGGTCCTGGGGACGCACAGTTTTGCCCGCGCGTGAGCCACgcgcaccatcaccaccacccgccgcagcaccaccatcaccaccaccagccccAGCAGCCCGGCTCGGCTGCAgccgcggcggccgcggcggcagCGGCCGCAGCCGCGGCGGCCTTGGGGCATCCGCAGCACCACGCACCTGTCTGCACCGCCACCACCTACAACGTGGCGGACCCGCGGAGATTCCACTGCCTCACCATGG GGGGCTCGGACGCCAGCCAGGTACCCAATGGCAAGAGGATGAGGACAGCGTTCACTAGCACGCAGCTCCTGGAGCTGGAGCGGGAATTCTCTTCCAACATGTACCTGTCTCGACTCCGGAGGATCGAAATCGCCACGTACCTGAACCTGTCGGAGAAGCAGGTGAAAATCTGGTTTCAGAACCGCAGGGTGAAGCataagaaggaagggaagggcacGCAGAGGAACAGTCACACGGGGTGCAAGTGCGTCGGCAGCCAGGCGCACTACGTGCGCTCGGAGGATGAGGACTCCTTGTCGCCGGCCTCCGCCAACGATGACAAGATTTCCCCCTTATGA